Part of the Blastocatellia bacterium genome is shown below.
GCGCGGCGGTTGGCGATGCACTCATGGAGTCCTTTTCCTGCGGGGCGGGTCACTGTGACGCGGCGACGCGGGGGCCGAGGCGACGCGGCGATAGGGAACGATGGCTCTGAGAAACGGCGAGAACGATTACTGCGACTATCCTTCTCCGCGTCACCGCGTCGTTAGCCTTTGTGCGCGGCGCTGTCGCCGAGCGGCCCTGATTCGCGGATCATGCTCGCGGTGTGGCGAATCTTGTGCTTGTCGAGCAGGTGGCGCAACGAGCGCACGCTCATCTTCAAGACTTCGGCGGCGCGCGTCTGGTTGCCGCTGGTGCGTTGCAGCGCCTTGAGAATGTAATCCTTCTCTAACTGCATCAGGTAGGCTTCAAGATCGATGCCGTCGTCGGGCAATTCCAGCTCGGCCATATTACGCGGCTTGAATTTCAGGATGCGCTCGGGCAGCCACTCCGGGCGCATGCGGCGGTCGGCGGTGCCAGGCGGCGGCCCCTGGTCTTCGCGGCGGCGGTCAAGCCCGGCGGTGCGCCCCTGCTCTAAGGCGACCGCGCGCTCAATGGTGTTCTCCAGCTCGCGGACGTTGCCCGGCCAGTCATAGGCTTCGAGGTAGCGCACGGCTTCTTCCGAAATGTTCAGCACAGGGCGGCCCGCCTGGGCGCTGTACTTTTCGAGGAAGTGCTGCACCAGCTCGCGTATGTCTGTGCGCCGCGCGCGCAGCGGCGGCAGCTCGATGGGGATGACGCTGATGCGGTAGTAAAGGTCGTTGCGAAACGTGCCGTCGTCAACCATCTGCGCCAGGTCGCGGTTGGTCGCGGCGACGACGCGCACATCAACCGGAATCTCTTCGACGCCGCCGACGCGACGAATGCAGCGCTCTTGCAGAACGCGCAGCAGCTTCACCTGCATGGCCGGCGTCGTCTCGCCAATCTCGTCCAGAAAGATCGTCCCGCCTTCGGCAGCTTCAAACAAGCCTTTGCGGTTCGACTGCGCGCCCGTAAACGCGCCTTTCATGTAGCCGAACAGCTCGCTTTCGAGCAGCGTTTCGGTGAACGCGCCGCAGTTGATCGACACAAACGGCGCGGCGGCGCGGTTCGAGAGGTTGTGAATCGCCCGCGCCACCAGCTCTTTGCCGGTGCCCGATTCGCCGGTGATCAAGATGGTCGAGTTGGTCGCGGCAACCGTCTCGATCATCTGATAGACGGCTTGCATCTGCGGCGACTTG
Proteins encoded:
- a CDS encoding sigma-54 dependent transcriptional regulator, whose product is MMMEKILVVDDERSMRELLELVLKREGYAVHTAENGTRALDLVRQNVYDLIISDVKMPDINGIDLLARVREISPETMVIMITAFATVETARRAFKLGAEDLVIKDAGFDVEELKVSVGKVLEKKHLRQENVLLKRELRQRNSLDNIIGKSPQMQAVYQMIETVAATNSTILITGESGTGKELVARAIHNLSNRAAAPFVSINCGAFTETLLESELFGYMKGAFTGAQSNRKGLFEAAEGGTIFLDEIGETTPAMQVKLLRVLQERCIRRVGGVEEIPVDVRVVAATNRDLAQMVDDGTFRNDLYYRISVIPIELPPLRARRTDIRELVQHFLEKYSAQAGRPVLNISEEAVRYLEAYDWPGNVRELENTIERAVALEQGRTAGLDRRREDQGPPPGTADRRMRPEWLPERILKFKPRNMAELELPDDGIDLEAYLMQLEKDYILKALQRTSGNQTRAAEVLKMSVRSLRHLLDKHKIRHTASMIRESGPLGDSAAHKG